One part of the Pecten maximus chromosome 1, xPecMax1.1, whole genome shotgun sequence genome encodes these proteins:
- the LOC117323156 gene encoding fas-associated death domain protein-like isoform X2 codes for MSAESSGENQDFRGMLVRLSNLLKKDDLEAMKYMCKDVIGKRDLSKIESFFELCDNLESRDMLDSINIAFLQKLLTDCCSGRKDVLHVLESYTKPQNGIHNETANITQNVQLNPVNPHQQIVYLQPAQGFHSHQMSPSSATYSLPTYDYKHVEKEINYLTRKLGREWRFFMRTLGISDYDMAEMEQQHPRNMREQIHGCFVIWVQQNKGAVNKNMLIKALTDVSVERFDLAANLEDNDFS; via the exons ATGTCTGCTGAAAGTAGTGGAGAGAACCAGGACTTCAGAGGAATGTTGGTGCGGTTGTCCAACTTGTTGAAAAAAGACGATCTGGAGGCCATGAAATATATGTGTAAAGATGTTATTGGAAAAAGAGACTTATCTAAGATAGAAAGTTTTTTCGAATTGTGTGACAATCTTGAAAGCCGGGATATGCTTGATAGTATTAATATTGCGTTCTTACAGAAACTACTCACTGACTGCTGTTCCGGAAGAAAGGATGTGTTACATGTTTTAGAAAGTTACACTAAACCACAAAATGGGATACACAATGAAACAG CCAACATAACACAAAACGTACAGTTGAATCCAGTAAATCCCCATCAACAGATTGTATACCTGCAGCCTGCCCAGGGTTTCCACAGTCATCAAATGTCACCAAGTAGTGCTACCTACTCCTTACCGACTTACGACTACAAAC atgttgaaaaagaaatcaattaCCTGACGAGGAAACTTGGAAGGGAATGGCGTTTCTTCATGCGTACCTTAGGAATATCTGACTATGACATGGCTGAGATGGAGCAACAGCATCCACGTAACATGCGTGAACAGATTCATGGTTGTTTTGTGATTTGGGTGCAGCAGAATAAAGGTGCCGTCAACAAGAATATGCTGATAAAGGCTTTGACAGATGTTTCTGTGGAGAGATTTGATCTCGCTGCTAACCTGGAGGATAATGACTTTTCTTAA
- the LOC117323156 gene encoding fas-associated death domain protein-like isoform X1: MSAESSGENQDFRGMLVRLSNLLKKDDLEAMKYMCKDVIGKRDLSKIESFFELCDNLESRDMLDSINIAFLQKLLTDCCSGRKDVLHVLESYTKPQNGIHNETVANITQNVQLNPVNPHQQIVYLQPAQGFHSHQMSPSSATYSLPTYDYKHVEKEINYLTRKLGREWRFFMRTLGISDYDMAEMEQQHPRNMREQIHGCFVIWVQQNKGAVNKNMLIKALTDVSVERFDLAANLEDNDFS; this comes from the exons ATGTCTGCTGAAAGTAGTGGAGAGAACCAGGACTTCAGAGGAATGTTGGTGCGGTTGTCCAACTTGTTGAAAAAAGACGATCTGGAGGCCATGAAATATATGTGTAAAGATGTTATTGGAAAAAGAGACTTATCTAAGATAGAAAGTTTTTTCGAATTGTGTGACAATCTTGAAAGCCGGGATATGCTTGATAGTATTAATATTGCGTTCTTACAGAAACTACTCACTGACTGCTGTTCCGGAAGAAAGGATGTGTTACATGTTTTAGAAAGTTACACTAAACCACAAAATGGGATACACAATGAAACAG TAGCCAACATAACACAAAACGTACAGTTGAATCCAGTAAATCCCCATCAACAGATTGTATACCTGCAGCCTGCCCAGGGTTTCCACAGTCATCAAATGTCACCAAGTAGTGCTACCTACTCCTTACCGACTTACGACTACAAAC atgttgaaaaagaaatcaattaCCTGACGAGGAAACTTGGAAGGGAATGGCGTTTCTTCATGCGTACCTTAGGAATATCTGACTATGACATGGCTGAGATGGAGCAACAGCATCCACGTAACATGCGTGAACAGATTCATGGTTGTTTTGTGATTTGGGTGCAGCAGAATAAAGGTGCCGTCAACAAGAATATGCTGATAAAGGCTTTGACAGATGTTTCTGTGGAGAGATTTGATCTCGCTGCTAACCTGGAGGATAATGACTTTTCTTAA
- the LOC117323147 gene encoding alpha-2-macroglobulin receptor-associated protein-like: protein MKVGGVCGILILFIYRASEAGKYSEDVNKPLTESRKPFRMNKVNMIWEKAQKRLAGPRLADLYADLTIQDKVERELKKLKAEDRDKDGMKDAEVRQRLLDIMNRYGLQEVISVPPSPVFSNEIPQEFHDKKLQKMWKKAELSGFTDEELKQLKEEFWHQQNKLDEFNSLKEEGFKFDDMMDNSLDRYSDNDLKKMSKTDRQLELKRRNQELNDRYRNLHEKVEKPGDEELEFSDHRVYELWALAKKANMSEEELAEFKTELGHFQRRISKHDYYQDQLSYTEDLTKDQFKEGELPEKHTDIKQRAENMEKTVRKYHAHLKDTVEKAINKRHTEL, encoded by the exons ATGAAAGTAGGAGGCGTGTGTGGAATACTTATACTATTTATCTATAGGGCCTCTGAGGCTGGGAAATACTCAGAGGATGTCAACAAACCCTTGACAGAATCTAGGAAGCCATTTAGAATGAACAAAGTGAATATGATATGGGAAAAGGCACAGAAA AGACTGGCTGGACCCCGTCTGGCTGACCTGTATGCTGACCTCACTATCCAGGATAAAGTGGAAAGGGAACTTAAGAAACTCAAAGCTGAAGACAGAGATAAAGATGGAATGAAGGATGCAGAGGTTCGACAGCGACTGTTAG acatcaTGAACAGATATGGGCTTCAAGAAGTTATTTCTGTACCTCCTAGTCCAGTCTTCTCAAATGAAATTCCACAAgaatttcatgataaaaaacTCCAAAAAATGTGGAAGAAAGCCGAGTTAAGTGGATTTACAG ATGAAGAATTGAAACAACTCAAAGAGGAGTTTTGgcatcaacaaaataaactggATGAATTTAACAGTCTGAAGGAGGAAGGATTTAAATTTGATG ACATGATGGACAACAGTCTTGACCGGTACAGTGACAATGATTTGAAAAAGATGTCTAAGACTGACAGGCAGTTGGAGTTAAAACGAAGAAATCAAGAACTGAACGACAGGTACCGAAACCTTCATGAGAAGGTAGAAAAACCAGGGGATGAAGAATTGGAGTTTTCTGACCATAGAGTTTACGAGTTGTGGGCACTTGCTAAGAAGGCCAACATGTCTGAGGAGGAGTTGGCTGAATTTAAA ACAGAGTTGGGACACTTCCAGCGCCGGATCTCCAAACACGATTATTACCAGGATCAGCTGTCGTACACGGAGGATCTGACCAAGGATCAGTTTAAAGAAGGAGAATTACCAGAGAAACATACCGATATTAAACAGCGGGCAGAGAATATGGAGAAAACT